The following proteins are co-located in the Xiphophorus hellerii strain 12219 chromosome 2, Xiphophorus_hellerii-4.1, whole genome shotgun sequence genome:
- the ankrd34c gene encoding ankyrin repeat domain-containing protein 34C — MADILELRTDGNSLLKAVWLKRLRLTRLLLEGGAYINESNERGETPLMVACMSTHSDQQSVTKSKLVKYLLDNQADPNIQDKAGRTALMHACIHKAGHEVVDHLLSNGADPSLEDRSGASALVYAINVDDKETLKLLLDACKAKGKEVIIITTDKSPSGTKTTKQYLNVPPSPELIERSSPEYCASPSDVNVTTSSTSEQEQQNTVFSFQTKLKTSVAASKLTNGPTSPTRRPANPKRARLPQLKRLQSEPWGLIAPSVLAAAAAHEESKKASSDEDVVAGVNGLSLNKRSALSRQSSVDGKDSLFPLVVDQPCKMTTSLSVPPTSKQSYERSLGQHQPLARRSTVPTEQENGSSSSSGQVSLRDTLHRRRLGNDHYDSDSQLYSDSAMLDSPKVPVERRKLNTSPLAMLTSSRESLDSNASTSSPSTARRRPPGLLERRGSGTLLLDYISHTRPGQLPPLNVNPNPPIPDIGASNKPSSPLLAGIKSIAPVAPNTPKTGGLKSKKKLVRRHSMQVEQMKQLYDFEEPPH; from the coding sequence ATGGCAGACATTTTGGAGCTGCGCACAGATGGAAACTCTCTCCTGAAGGCAGTGTGGCTCAAACGATTAAGACTCACCAGGCTCCTGTTGGAAGGAGGTGCATACATCAATGAAAGCAATGAACGGGGAGAGACGCCCCTCATGGTGGCCTGCATGTCGACACACTCTGACCAGCAAAGTGTGACAAAGTCAAAGCTTGTCAAATATCTGCTGGACAACCAAGCAGACCCAAACATACAGGACAAGGCAGGCAGGACAGCCCTAATGCATGCTTGCATCCATAAGGCTGGGCACGAGGTGGTGGATCATCTGCTAAGCAACGGTGCTGATCCCAGTCTGGAGGACAGGAGTGGGGCCTCAGCTCTGGTCTATGCCATCAATGTGGATGACAAGGAGACATTAAAGTTGCTTTTGGATGCATGCAAAGCTAAAGGAAAGGAAGTAATCATCATTACTACAGACAAGTCACCATCCGGCACTAAAACTACCAAGCAGTATCTAAATGTGCCGCCATCTCCAGAGTTGATCGAGAGGTCATCTCCAGAATACTGCGCCTCTCCCTCTGACGTCAACGTCACCACATCTTCCACATCTGAGCAAGAGCAACAAAACACAGTCTTCAGTTTCCAGACAAAGCTAAAAACTTCTGTCGCAGCATCAAAGCTCACAAATGGACCCACATCTCCAACTCGCCGGCCCGCAAACCCAAAGCGAGCGCGTTTGCCTCAGCTGAAGCGGCTGCAATCAGAACCCTGGGGCCTGATTGCACCCTCTGTccttgctgcagctgctgcccaTGAGGAGAGTAAGAAAGCCAGCTCTGATGAAGATGTTGTTGCCGGAGTGAATGGACTCTCTCTGAATAAGAGATCCGCTTTGTCCCGACAGAGCAGCGTGGATGGGAAGGATAGCCTTTTCCCACTGGTGGTGGACCAACCGTGCAAAATGACAACCTCATTATCAGTCCCGCCAACATCTAAGCAGTCATACGAAAGATCTCTCGGACAACACCAGCCGCTGGCTCGCCGCAGTACCGTTCCCACAGAGCAGGAGAacggcagcagctccagcagtgGACAAGTCAGCCTCAGAGACACGTTGCACAGGAGACGTCTGGGAAATGATCACTATGACTCAGACTCGCAGCTGTACTCTGACTCTGCCATGTTAGACTCTCCTAAAGTCCCAGTGGAGCGAAGGAAGCTAAACACTTCTCCACTTGCCATGCTCACCAGTTCTAGAGAATCTCTTGACAGCAATGCGAGCACCTCCTCTCCAAGCACGGCGCGAAGGCGTCCACCTGGCCTCCTGGAGAGGAGAGGCTCTGGTACACTCCTATTGGACTACATCTCCCACACTAGGCCCGGCCAATTGCCCCCTCTCAATGTTAACCCAAATCCACCCATTCCTGATATTGGGGCCAGTAACAAGCCCTCTTCACCCCTTCTAGCAGGTATTAAATCTATAGCCCCAGTAGCACCAAACACACCAAAGACAGGAGGTCTTAAGTCAAAGAAGAAACTTGTAAGAAGGCACTCTATGCAAGTGGAACAGATGAAACAGCTTTATGATTTTGAGGAGCCTCCACATTAG